From the genome of Chelonia mydas isolate rCheMyd1 chromosome 2, rCheMyd1.pri.v2, whole genome shotgun sequence, one region includes:
- the LRRC30 gene encoding leucine-rich repeat-containing protein 30, which translates to MGAEHSKDQRPRRMLLLGKGQRLPAWEEALLSGKDPKSLLKRGLHYVSLSLIMKGMTNVPDFLWGLSEVQKLNLSHNQLMALPTALGKLDRLAVLNLCGNRLKCLPKETGLLKNLKVLFVDMNCLSEVPAELSLCTKLEVLSLSHNCISELPSSLTDLTSLRKLNLSNNCFVHIPLCVFALRDLDFLHLGSNRLENIAESVQYLVNLQIFIAEDNNIRTLPRSLCSIAALELLNVAYNSIQTLPADLYLLHRLPKIAWNPMDKGLHISHNPLSRPLPEIVEGGLDVLFNYLKEKNQHN; encoded by the coding sequence ATGGGAGCTGAACACTCGAAGGACCAGCGTCCGAGAAGaatgcttttgctggggaaagGTCAGAGACTTCCTGCATGGGAAGAAGCTCTTCTCTCAGGAAAAGACCCAAAGTCGCTGCTGAAGCGTGGGTTACATTATGTCAGTCTGAGCCTCATAATGAAGGGGATGACAAATGTGCCTGATTTTTTGTGGGGCTTGTCGGAGGTGCAGAAGCTGAACCTTTCACACAACCAGCTGATGGCTCTTCCTACAGCTTTGGGGAAACTAGACAGATTAGCGGTGCTGAACTTGTGTGGCAATCGCCTCAAGTGTCTGCCAAAAGAGACCGGGCTCCTCAAAAACCTGAAGGTTTTATTTGTCGATATGAACTGCCTGAGTGAAGTGCCAGCAGAGCTCAGTCTGTGCACAAAGCTGGAAGTTTTGAGCCTTTCACACAATTGCATCTCAGAACTCCCTTCAAGCCTCACTGATTTGACAAGCCTAAGGAAGCTGAATCTGAGTAACAATTGTTTCGTTCACATTCCCTTATGTGTTTTTGCATTGAGGGATTTAGATTTCTTGCACTTAGGCTCCAACAGACTTGAAAACATTGCAGAAAGTGTCCAGTACCTGGTAAATTTGCAGATCTTTATTGCAGAAGATAACAATATTCGCACCTTGCCACGGTCTCTCTGCTCCATCGCTGCACTTGAGTTACTAAATGTAGCTTACAATTCTATTCAGACCCTTCCAGCTGATCTCTATCTTCTGCACAGATTGCCAAAAATTGCTTGGAATCCAATGGATAAAGGGCTCCATATTTCACATAACCCATTGTCCAGACCACTGCCAGAGATTGTAGAGGGAGGACTGGATGTGCTCTTCAACTACCTTAAAGAGAAAAATCAACACAACTAA